In the Leptotrichia sp. oral taxon 212 genome, one interval contains:
- the cmk gene encoding (d)CMP kinase, whose translation MIIAVDGPAGSGKSTISKLLAKELGLVYLDTGAMYRLFTLKMLKENISFSDSDKINELLENLNINIENDRFYLDEKDVSEEIRKTDVAENVSKTAAIKEVREKMVNLQREFSKLKNVILDGRDIGTVVFPEADIKIFLVADAKERAERRFKELQEKGENISLDNIYENILKRDRLDSTRENSPLKKANDAIEVDTTGKNIEEVKNIILNLYINKDKKNNENLMI comes from the coding sequence ATGATTATTGCAGTAGATGGCCCTGCAGGAAGCGGGAAAAGTACAATTTCAAAGCTTCTGGCAAAAGAATTGGGACTTGTGTATTTAGATACAGGTGCCATGTATAGACTTTTTACATTGAAAATGCTGAAAGAGAATATTTCATTTTCTGACAGTGATAAAATAAATGAATTACTGGAAAATTTAAATATTAACATAGAAAATGACAGATTTTATCTTGATGAAAAAGATGTAAGTGAAGAAATAAGAAAAACAGATGTTGCTGAAAATGTTTCTAAAACAGCTGCAATCAAAGAAGTCAGAGAAAAAATGGTAAATCTTCAGAGGGAATTTTCCAAATTAAAAAATGTAATTTTAGATGGAAGAGATATAGGAACAGTTGTTTTTCCGGAAGCAGATATAAAAATATTTCTTGTTGCAGATGCTAAAGAAAGAGCTGAAAGAAGATTTAAAGAATTACAGGAAAAAGGGGAGAACATTTCTTTAGACAATATATATGAAAATATTTTGAAACGTGACAGGCTAGATTCAACAAGAGAAAATTCTCCCTTGAAAAAGGCAAATGATGCAATTGAAGTAGATACTACAGGAAAAAATATAGAAGAAGTTAAAAATATAATATTAAACCTTTATATAAATAAAGACAAGAAGAATAATGAAAATCTAATGATATGA
- the prmA gene encoding 50S ribosomal protein L11 methyltransferase, protein MKWIKVKIDYFSDELNQTKENLINILSEIGIKQIEVSDFFTDNSLDYNVNFKKQSDVWSMTGYIIDNRFASLKLNIIYEKLSEYSETREDFIYEVYTAKCSDEDWQDEWKKYFHTVNITENIVIKPSWDSYEAADGEIVIEIDPGLAFGTGTHETTALCAEFLDKYSDGRRKLLDIGCGSGILMLIGKKIGIEKVTGIDIDERVEEVVLENFDKNNIKDNFQVIIGNLVEDINEKYDIVVSNILVDVLTELLESIEKTLDKDAIVIFSGILAEKEEAFTEKAEKYKLEKLDRKEKRNWVSLVFKYVG, encoded by the coding sequence ATGAAATGGATAAAAGTAAAAATAGACTATTTTTCAGATGAGCTTAATCAGACTAAGGAAAATCTGATTAATATACTTTCTGAAATAGGAATAAAACAAATAGAAGTTTCAGATTTTTTTACAGATAATTCGCTGGATTATAACGTAAATTTTAAAAAACAAAGTGATGTGTGGAGCATGACAGGGTACATTATCGATAACAGATTTGCAAGCCTGAAATTAAACATAATCTATGAAAAATTATCTGAATACAGTGAAACTAGGGAAGACTTTATATATGAAGTATATACTGCAAAATGTTCTGATGAAGACTGGCAGGATGAATGGAAAAAATATTTTCATACGGTAAATATTACGGAAAATATAGTTATAAAACCAAGCTGGGACAGTTATGAGGCTGCTGATGGTGAAATAGTCATAGAAATAGATCCCGGACTTGCATTTGGGACAGGAACGCATGAAACTACTGCTCTATGCGCAGAATTTCTGGATAAATATTCTGATGGAAGAAGAAAGCTTCTTGATATAGGATGCGGATCGGGAATTTTAATGCTCATAGGTAAAAAAATAGGAATAGAAAAAGTAACTGGAATAGATATCGATGAAAGGGTTGAGGAAGTTGTACTTGAAAATTTTGATAAAAATAATATAAAAGATAATTTTCAGGTAATAATAGGAAATCTTGTTGAAGATATAAATGAAAAATATGATATTGTTGTTTCAAATATATTGGTAGATGTTCTGACTGAGCTGCTTGAAAGTATAGAAAAAACTCTTGATAAAGATGCAATTGTTATTTTTTCAGGAATACTTGCAGAGAAGGAGGAAGCTTTTACTGAAAAAGCTGAAAAGTATAAATTAGAGAAATTAGACAGGAAAGAAAAAAGGAACTGGGTTTCCCTTGTATTTAAATATGTGGGATAA
- a CDS encoding TIGR00282 family metallophosphoesterase: MKFLIIGDVVGEPGRNILFKYLEKRKQNYDFIIVNAENSAGGFGITPKIAEQIFARGADVITLGNHSWDKKEIYPYINETKNLIRPINFTKEAPGNGYTIVEKNGKKVAVVNAQGKVFMPPIACPFLALDEIIPEIRKETNIIIVDFHAEATSEKQAMGWNLTGKVSAMYGTHTHTQTADEKILPGGTAYLTDAGMTGGHDGILGMNKKESIQRFKDGMPSRYSVCEENVKINGLEVEVNENTGKAEKIRRINMHYDEV, encoded by the coding sequence ATGAAATTTTTAATAATTGGAGATGTGGTTGGAGAACCGGGAAGAAATATTCTGTTTAAATATCTGGAGAAAAGAAAACAGAACTATGACTTTATAATAGTCAATGCAGAAAATTCGGCAGGAGGTTTTGGAATAACTCCTAAAATTGCTGAACAGATATTTGCAAGAGGAGCTGATGTAATAACACTTGGAAATCATAGTTGGGATAAGAAGGAGATTTATCCTTATATTAATGAAACTAAAAATCTGATAAGACCGATTAATTTTACAAAGGAAGCTCCTGGAAATGGTTATACAATAGTTGAAAAAAATGGGAAAAAAGTGGCTGTTGTAAATGCACAGGGAAAGGTTTTCATGCCTCCTATAGCATGTCCGTTTTTGGCACTGGATGAAATAATCCCTGAAATACGTAAGGAAACAAATATTATTATTGTAGATTTTCATGCTGAAGCCACTTCTGAAAAACAGGCAATGGGATGGAATCTTACCGGAAAAGTTTCAGCCATGTACGGAACTCACACTCACACTCAGACAGCAGATGAAAAGATATTGCCGGGAGGAACAGCTTACCTTACTGATGCCGGAATGACAGGAGGACATGACGGAATACTCGGGATGAATAAGAAGGAGAGTATACAGAGATTTAAGGACGGAATGCCTTCCAGATATTCTGTATGTGAAGAAAATGTGAAAATAAACGGTCTGGAAGTCGAAGTAAATGAAAATACAGGAAAAGCTGAAAAAATAAGAAGAATTAACATGCATTATGATGAGGTTTAA
- a CDS encoding YARHG domain-containing protein, which yields MGDFFKLKLWFLFVMVIAISFGNDWEFSSRGENIVPIETSQVSIKKEEIRMKVVNDGMNVRVKFIFNSPVSEEKIIGFITPEGGFDDDENYQWDGEMHFKNFTTVVNGKTVKSNVEKMKDFYKKNLLSKEEMKKYNVEKYKDSYIYYFKANFKKGDNTVEHSYNYSGSYGVGYIDFQYVWTTISKWKNKKVDDFELIIDPGTSFVSLPYTFWKNEKKVNWEIIGEGKIDTAVQTITDSNTKEKKVLKRVYARLKSGYIRYKTKDFAPDNEFLMEEIKNTATYYPFEKTEKGYVFTDDNFDYTRWICCYVTEPYSKEKYGTYENYEAELKLSKEQEEQLKKLSDKELEILRNYPFALEGYDFSRKDLRDYFSQFIWYYPIGKNVKGYFYPEVTKIVDKIIKERKKNSK from the coding sequence ATGGGAGACTTTTTTAAATTAAAGCTTTGGTTTTTATTTGTAATGGTTATTGCTATTTCTTTTGGAAATGACTGGGAATTCAGTTCTAGAGGGGAAAATATCGTACCAATTGAAACTTCCCAGGTTTCTATAAAAAAAGAAGAAATTAGAATGAAAGTCGTTAATGATGGGATGAATGTAAGAGTAAAGTTCATTTTTAACAGTCCTGTTTCAGAAGAAAAAATAATAGGATTCATTACTCCTGAAGGTGGATTTGATGATGATGAAAATTATCAATGGGATGGAGAAATGCACTTTAAAAATTTTACAACAGTAGTAAATGGAAAAACTGTAAAATCAAATGTAGAAAAAATGAAGGATTTTTATAAGAAGAATTTATTAAGTAAAGAAGAAATGAAAAAGTACAATGTTGAAAAATATAAAGATAGCTATATATATTATTTTAAGGCAAATTTTAAAAAAGGTGATAATACAGTTGAACATAGTTATAACTATTCAGGAAGTTATGGGGTAGGATATATTGATTTTCAATATGTATGGACAACTATATCAAAGTGGAAAAATAAAAAAGTTGATGACTTTGAGCTGATTATTGATCCTGGAACTAGTTTTGTTTCATTGCCTTATACATTTTGGAAAAATGAAAAAAAAGTTAACTGGGAAATTATAGGTGAAGGAAAAATTGATACAGCTGTACAGACAATAACTGACAGCAATACAAAAGAAAAGAAAGTACTGAAAAGAGTCTATGCAAGGCTAAAAAGCGGCTATATAAGATATAAGACAAAAGATTTTGCTCCTGATAATGAATTTCTCATGGAGGAAATAAAAAATACAGCAACTTACTATCCTTTTGAAAAAACGGAGAAAGGATATGTATTTACTGATGATAACTTTGATTATACCAGATGGATATGCTGTTATGTTACAGAGCCTTACAGCAAAGAAAAATATGGAACATATGAAAATTATGAGGCAGAACTGAAATTAAGTAAAGAACAGGAAGAACAGCTGAAAAAGCTGTCTGACAAGGAACTTGAAATTTTAAGAAATTATCCATTTGCTCTTGAAGGATATGATTTTTCAAGAAAAGATCTTAGAGATTATTTTTCACAGTTTATATGGTATTATCCAATAGGAAAGAATGTTAAGGGATACTTTTATCCTGAAGTGACAAAAATAGTTGACAAAATAATAAAGGAAAGAAAGAAAAACAGTAAATAG
- the rny gene encoding ribonuclease Y: MPLPITILLIIIFSFLAFFVAYFYGSSIFKKKYGELSELELRIVDAKRRLESSKKEVEREIESFRKEETLKVKEELLNEKKIADDEIKKMKSEIVSKEERIAKKEEILETKTERLEDKEAKMEKQREKLVRKETELNELISKEEKELERISELTKEDAAKIILTKLENQLDHDKAILIRDFEHNLDREKDRISKRIISTAIGKASADYVVDSTISVIQLPSEEMKGRIIGREGRNIRAIEAATGVDLIIDDTPEAVVLSSFDGVRREVARIALEKLISDGRIHPTKIEEVVAKAQEEVEESVLDAAEQAILEVGIPTLPREVLKVFGRLKFRTSFGQNILQHSIEVAHIAAALAAEIGANVDVAKRAGLLHDIGKAFSHEQEGSHAINGGEFLRKFSKENEIVINAVESHHNEVEQLSVEAVLVQAADSISASRPGARRETLSNYLKRLEQLEEIANSHEGIESSYAIQAGRELRLIVHPDEIDDDRAMILSREVAKEIEEKMQYPGQIKVTVIRETRAIEYAK; this comes from the coding sequence ATGCCATTACCAATAACAATTTTACTGATTATTATTTTTTCTTTTCTAGCTTTTTTTGTTGCCTATTTTTATGGAAGTTCAATATTTAAGAAAAAATATGGAGAACTTAGTGAGCTTGAATTAAGAATAGTTGATGCTAAAAGAAGACTGGAGTCTTCTAAAAAAGAAGTTGAAAGAGAAATAGAATCATTTAGGAAAGAAGAAACACTTAAAGTAAAGGAAGAATTACTGAATGAAAAGAAAATTGCCGATGATGAAATAAAGAAAATGAAATCGGAAATTGTTTCTAAAGAAGAAAGAATAGCAAAGAAAGAAGAAATACTTGAAACAAAAACAGAAAGACTTGAAGACAAAGAAGCAAAAATGGAGAAACAGCGTGAAAAACTTGTGAGAAAAGAAACTGAGCTGAATGAGCTAATTTCAAAGGAAGAAAAAGAGCTTGAAAGAATTTCTGAACTTACAAAGGAAGATGCTGCAAAAATAATTCTTACAAAACTTGAAAATCAGCTTGACCATGACAAAGCGATTCTTATAAGGGATTTTGAACATAATCTTGACAGGGAAAAGGACAGAATTTCAAAAAGGATTATATCAACTGCAATTGGAAAGGCTTCTGCTGATTACGTTGTAGATTCAACAATTTCAGTTATTCAGCTTCCTAGTGAGGAAATGAAAGGTAGAATAATTGGAAGAGAAGGAAGAAACATAAGGGCAATAGAAGCGGCAACAGGAGTTGACCTTATAATAGATGATACCCCTGAAGCAGTAGTTCTTTCATCATTTGATGGTGTAAGAAGGGAAGTTGCAAGAATTGCACTGGAAAAACTTATTTCTGATGGAAGAATACACCCTACAAAAATAGAGGAAGTAGTCGCAAAAGCACAGGAAGAAGTGGAGGAAAGTGTACTTGATGCGGCAGAACAGGCTATATTGGAAGTTGGAATACCAACACTTCCAAGAGAAGTATTGAAGGTATTTGGAAGATTAAAATTCAGAACATCTTTTGGACAGAATATATTACAGCATTCAATAGAAGTTGCTCACATAGCTGCGGCTTTGGCGGCAGAAATAGGAGCCAATGTTGATGTAGCTAAGAGGGCAGGACTACTTCATGATATAGGAAAAGCTTTTTCTCATGAGCAGGAAGGATCACATGCAATAAATGGTGGAGAATTCCTGAGAAAGTTCTCTAAAGAAAATGAAATAGTTATAAATGCAGTAGAATCACATCATAATGAAGTAGAACAGTTAAGTGTGGAAGCTGTACTTGTACAGGCGGCTGACTCAATTTCAGCATCAAGGCCTGGAGCAAGAAGAGAAACATTATCTAATTATCTGAAGAGACTTGAACAGCTTGAAGAGATTGCGAACAGCCATGAAGGAATTGAAAGTTCATATGCAATTCAGGCTGGAAGAGAACTGAGACTGATTGTCCATCCTGATGAAATTGATGATGACAGGGCAATGATACTTTCAAGAGAAGTTGCTAAGGAAATAGAAGAAAAAATGCAGTATCCTGGACAGATAAAGGTTACAGTAATTAGAGAAACAAGAGCAATAGAATATGCAAAATAA
- a CDS encoding lysophospholipid acyltransferase family protein: protein MAYKLSEIIVGGFITVIRKVLSFFPLKVRYSFFENLGLLGYYLIKKRRKLTLDNIRQAFPEKSDEEVVRIAKESYKTMGKMVMTSIYLEEITSNGNTVLENEELMLKACENNEKAVIIVSLHLGGFEAGSVMRSIRKFYAVFRKQKNKKLNDLMTNWREKGGLHSIPLRDSDTLNHALRSKTIIALASDHHANDVEIEFFGRKAKAVSGPVLLGLKHKVPLVLAYAVFEDNIIKVVNKKILEIEKKKI from the coding sequence ATGGCATATAAATTAAGTGAAATAATAGTTGGGGGATTTATTACAGTAATAAGAAAGGTACTGTCTTTTTTTCCTCTGAAGGTCAGATATTCATTTTTTGAAAATCTGGGGCTGTTAGGTTATTATTTGATAAAAAAACGTAGAAAATTGACTTTAGATAATATAAGGCAGGCTTTTCCTGAAAAAAGTGATGAAGAAGTAGTTAGAATTGCTAAGGAATCATACAAAACAATGGGAAAGATGGTAATGACTTCCATTTATCTTGAAGAAATTACTTCAAATGGAAATACAGTACTTGAAAATGAGGAATTAATGCTGAAAGCCTGTGAAAACAACGAAAAGGCTGTAATAATAGTTTCTCTTCATCTGGGAGGATTTGAAGCTGGTAGTGTAATGAGAAGTATAAGAAAATTTTATGCTGTTTTTAGAAAACAGAAAAATAAAAAACTTAATGATTTAATGACGAACTGGCGTGAAAAAGGAGGACTTCATTCCATACCTCTGAGAGATAGTGACACATTAAATCATGCATTGAGAAGTAAGACAATAATAGCACTGGCATCAGATCATCATGCAAATGATGTGGAGATAGAATTTTTTGGAAGAAAGGCTAAAGCAGTATCAGGACCAGTTTTGCTTGGATTAAAACATAAAGTGCCCCTGGTTTTGGCTTATGCCGTTTTTGAAGATAACATTATAAAAGTTGTAAATAAAAAAATACTGGAAATAGAAAAAAAGAAAATTTAA
- the rpsO gene encoding 30S ribosomal protein S15: MAMKPKKEIIETFGKNAQDTGSAEVQVALLTERINHLTAHLKVHFKDVHSRVGLLKMVGKRRRLLNYIKNRNVDDYRELIDKLGIRK, translated from the coding sequence ATGGCAATGAAACCAAAAAAAGAAATTATCGAAACATTTGGAAAAAATGCACAGGACACTGGATCTGCAGAAGTTCAGGTTGCATTACTTACAGAAAGAATTAATCATTTGACAGCTCACTTAAAAGTACATTTTAAAGATGTTCACTCAAGAGTGGGATTATTAAAAATGGTAGGTAAAAGAAGAAGATTGTTAAATTACATCAAAAATAGAAATGTAGATGACTATAGAGAATTAATAGACAAATTAGGAATCAGAAAATAG
- a CDS encoding TlpA disulfide reductase family protein, with the protein MKKLVLLLMMGLVLIIGCSKNKEAENENKSETSKEVSAGNEIPAFTLTDLDGKTFDSKKLMENGKKTLFVVAAEWCPHCKTEMPHIQQFYDENKDKVNVVVVFTNANSSLEATKKYISENGYTVPAYYDADATVLNGLKVKGFPFNLKVNGSKIEKTMDPPVDYQKLVSEFTE; encoded by the coding sequence ATGAAGAAATTAGTATTGTTACTTATGATGGGGCTTGTGCTTATAATAGGATGCAGTAAAAATAAAGAAGCAGAAAATGAAAATAAATCTGAAACTTCAAAAGAAGTATCAGCAGGGAATGAAATTCCTGCATTTACATTGACAGATCTGGATGGAAAGACATTTGACAGTAAAAAATTGATGGAAAATGGTAAAAAAACTTTATTTGTAGTAGCAGCAGAATGGTGTCCACATTGTAAGACGGAAATGCCACATATTCAACAATTTTATGATGAAAATAAAGATAAGGTAAATGTTGTAGTAGTATTTACAAATGCAAACTCGAGTCTTGAAGCAACAAAAAAATATATATCAGAAAATGGATATACAGTTCCTGCATATTATGATGCAGATGCAACGGTTCTGAATGGACTTAAAGTAAAAGGGTTTCCATTTAATTTAAAAGTAAATGGATCAAAAATAGAAAAGACAATGGATCCACCTGTAGATTATCAAAAGCTGGTGAGTGAATTTACTGAATAA
- a CDS encoding tetratricopeptide repeat protein, protein MRKFIFYLFLISLLIVSCSQDNKGYDALEKGLIGILEKKDEGYILQQLGKAAEQKNEDVFALAYVYLGTQGEEFYNKFLKKSNGYAEYYKAMFLKETNGMEEEIISLLESSAKQGNDKAYYMLGSIYESKFEFSKAREYLKKGKDAGEIYAIYSYNYNKNLSDVHNRIEELNKKLKDDTINQVEKKELGTLIVEKISNYEEGYNILKDFLSESYPPALYAKAKIMEAEDKEEEAIQIYNEIFMKNKYYLAGFELASKLVKSSKNYELAMKVLDDTNSDEPVITGYKGFLYENMKQYKKAEENYLNAVERNDIGIMIYLGSLYENLGETKKAKDIYTKAYHLGSIDAGYKLAYLLEEMEENKLKENDKKENTKNNKKEDIKKSKEAKKILENLVKNGDDYSMVDLSLYYPSGDSNIRILNLKAAAKLNKTAFYNLGVYYYEKKNKEKAKFYLKVAKENGYDIGAVFERYIRN, encoded by the coding sequence ATGAGAAAATTTATATTCTATTTATTTTTAATTTCTCTATTGATAGTATCATGTTCTCAGGATAACAAAGGATATGACGCATTAGAAAAAGGATTGATAGGAATTCTTGAAAAAAAGGATGAAGGATACATATTACAGCAGCTTGGAAAAGCTGCTGAACAGAAAAATGAAGATGTATTTGCATTGGCGTATGTATATCTGGGAACACAAGGGGAAGAATTTTATAATAAATTTTTAAAGAAAAGTAATGGATATGCAGAATACTATAAAGCTATGTTTTTGAAGGAAACAAACGGCATGGAAGAAGAAATTATCAGTCTTCTTGAAAGTTCTGCAAAACAGGGGAATGACAAGGCCTATTACATGTTAGGCAGTATATATGAATCAAAGTTTGAATTTTCAAAGGCACGGGAATATCTGAAAAAAGGAAAGGATGCCGGAGAAATTTATGCAATATATTCCTATAATTATAATAAAAATCTATCAGATGTACATAACCGTATTGAAGAACTGAATAAAAAACTTAAAGATGATACTATAAATCAGGTAGAGAAAAAAGAGCTGGGAACTTTGATTGTTGAAAAAATATCAAACTATGAAGAAGGATACAATATATTGAAAGACTTTTTATCTGAAAGTTATCCTCCTGCATTATATGCAAAAGCTAAAATAATGGAGGCAGAAGATAAGGAAGAGGAAGCTATTCAGATTTATAATGAAATATTTATGAAAAATAAATATTATCTAGCAGGTTTTGAGCTGGCTTCGAAACTGGTAAAGTCAAGTAAAAATTATGAACTTGCAATGAAAGTTCTGGATGATACTAATTCTGACGAACCAGTAATTACAGGCTACAAAGGATTTTTATATGAGAACATGAAACAATATAAAAAAGCCGAAGAAAACTATCTGAATGCAGTTGAAAGAAATGATATTGGAATAATGATCTATCTGGGAAGCCTTTATGAGAATCTAGGTGAAACAAAGAAAGCGAAAGATATTTATACTAAGGCGTATCATCTGGGTTCTATAGATGCAGGATATAAACTTGCATATCTGCTTGAAGAAATGGAAGAGAATAAGCTTAAGGAAAATGATAAAAAAGAAAATACAAAAAACAATAAGAAAGAGGACATCAAAAAAAGTAAGGAAGCAAAGAAAATACTGGAAAACCTTGTTAAAAATGGTGATGATTATTCAATGGTTGATTTAAGTCTTTATTATCCGTCAGGTGATTCAAATATTAGAATTTTAAACTTGAAAGCTGCAGCAAAACTGAATAAGACAGCCTTTTATAATCTGGGAGTGTATTACTATGAAAAGAAAAATAAGGAAAAGGCAAAATTTTATTTGAAAGTTGCAAAAGAGAATGGTTACGATATAGGTGCAGTATTTGAAAGATATATAAGAAATTAA
- the metG gene encoding methionine--tRNA ligase, which translates to MSDSFYLTTPIYYPNAAPHVGTAYTTIICDVIARYKRIMGYDVSFMTGVDEHGQKIQEAAEKNGYTPQQWVDKMSLNFTSLWEKLNISNTDYLRTTQERHINSVKEIIKRVHEKGDIYRGEYVGKYSVSEETFVPENQLVDGKYMGKEVIDVKEVSYFFKLSKYEDALLKYIDEHPDFIKPESKKNEVVAFIKQGLQDLSISRTTFDWGIPLELEEGHVIYVWFDALTVYLTGAGFLKDEKEFEKRWTDGRVTHLIGKDILRFHAIIWPAMLMSAGIKLPDTVAAHGWWTVEGEKMSKSLGNVVNPEEEVQKYGLDAFRYYLMREATFGQDADYSKKAMIQRINSDLANDLGNLLNRTIGMQKKYFDSKVVLNKVEDKYDTEIKELWEETLVNLDNHMNEFQFSEALKDIWKFIGRMNKYIDECEPWNLAKNGDRKDRLSTVMYNLVEGLYKIAVLIMPFMPDTAEKMLGQLGLNLNPEEIKIEKVKEWGIYPEGNLLGEAIPLFPRIEAEEEVRSEYKEDLKIENPIAIDDFSKVEIKVVEIEKVSKVEGADKLLKFIVNTGSEKRQIISGIAKYYPKEQELVGKKVPAVLNLEPVTLKGEISQGMLLTTVTKKKVSLIEIDSEIKMGAVIK; encoded by the coding sequence ATGTCCGATTCATTTTATTTAACGACACCGATATACTATCCAAATGCGGCTCCGCATGTAGGAACGGCATACACTACAATAATTTGTGATGTTATTGCAAGATATAAGAGAATAATGGGATACGATGTGTCATTTATGACAGGTGTAGACGAACATGGTCAGAAAATACAGGAAGCAGCAGAAAAAAATGGCTATACTCCACAACAGTGGGTAGATAAAATGTCCTTAAATTTTACTTCCTTATGGGAAAAGCTTAATATTTCCAACACTGATTATCTGAGAACAACTCAGGAAAGACACATTAACAGTGTTAAGGAAATAATAAAAAGAGTACATGAAAAGGGAGATATCTATAGAGGTGAATATGTAGGGAAATATTCAGTTTCTGAAGAAACATTTGTTCCTGAAAATCAGCTGGTTGATGGAAAATACATGGGAAAAGAAGTTATAGATGTAAAAGAGGTTTCATATTTTTTCAAACTTTCAAAATATGAAGATGCCCTTTTAAAATATATAGATGAACATCCTGACTTTATAAAGCCTGAAAGCAAAAAAAATGAAGTTGTGGCATTTATAAAACAGGGGTTACAGGATTTGTCAATATCAAGAACAACTTTTGATTGGGGAATACCTCTTGAACTTGAAGAAGGACATGTAATATACGTATGGTTTGATGCTCTGACAGTATATCTCACAGGAGCAGGTTTCCTAAAAGACGAAAAAGAATTTGAAAAAAGATGGACTGATGGAAGGGTAACACATCTTATCGGAAAGGATATACTTAGATTTCATGCGATAATTTGGCCTGCAATGCTTATGTCAGCAGGAATAAAACTTCCGGATACAGTAGCGGCACACGGATGGTGGACTGTAGAAGGTGAAAAAATGTCTAAATCATTGGGGAATGTAGTAAATCCTGAAGAAGAAGTTCAAAAATATGGTCTGGATGCCTTCAGATATTATCTAATGAGGGAAGCAACTTTTGGACAGGATGCAGATTATTCAAAGAAAGCAATGATTCAGAGAATAAATTCAGATCTTGCAAATGATTTGGGAAATCTTTTAAACAGAACAATAGGAATGCAGAAAAAATATTTTGATTCAAAAGTAGTATTGAATAAAGTTGAAGATAAATATGATACAGAAATAAAAGAATTATGGGAAGAAACACTTGTAAATCTTGATAATCATATGAATGAATTCCAGTTTTCCGAAGCATTGAAGGATATATGGAAATTTATAGGTAGAATGAATAAATATATTGATGAATGTGAACCATGGAATCTTGCAAAGAATGGAGATAGAAAAGACAGACTTTCTACTGTAATGTATAATCTTGTTGAAGGACTATACAAAATTGCAGTACTTATTATGCCTTTTATGCCTGATACTGCAGAAAAAATGCTTGGACAGCTTGGACTGAACTTAAATCCTGAAGAAATTAAAATTGAAAAAGTTAAGGAATGGGGAATATATCCGGAAGGAAATCTTTTGGGGGAAGCAATACCGTTGTTTCCAAGAATTGAAGCTGAAGAAGAAGTCAGAAGTGAATACAAGGAAGACCTTAAAATTGAAAATCCTATAGCAATAGATGATTTTTCTAAAGTAGAAATAAAAGTTGTTGAAATAGAAAAAGTAAGCAAGGTAGAAGGCGCAGATAAACTGCTTAAATTTATTGTAAACACAGGAAGTGAAAAGAGACAGATTATTTCAGGCATAGCTAAATATTATCCAAAGGAGCAGGAGCTTGTAGGGAAAAAAGTTCCTGCTGTACTGAATTTAGAACCTGTAACACTAAAGGGAGAGATTTCACAGGGAATGCTTCTTACAACAGTTACAAAGAAAAAAGTAAGTCTAATAGAGATTGACAGTGAGATAAAAATGGGAGCAGTAATAAAATAA
- a CDS encoding lysophospholipid acyltransferase family protein, giving the protein MNKYKFLGMLFHFIYRALSGTTKKEYYYEIENFDMNSQNIVVFWHRKIFTVCNATRVIKKKASMVSASKDGEILSELLRREGNALIRGSSNRDNIKSLKESLRYAKDGYTLGIAIDGPKGPIFEPKAGAIYIAQKTGLPIVPVSSYCNKKWIFRNIWDRLEIPKPFSKNIHFVGKPFYIDKKMSLEEATEMVKKNIHDAGMKAYEIYIKEYLEK; this is encoded by the coding sequence ATGAATAAATATAAATTTCTGGGAATGCTCTTTCATTTTATATACAGGGCATTAAGCGGAACAACAAAAAAAGAGTATTATTATGAAATTGAAAATTTTGATATGAATAGCCAGAATATTGTTGTATTCTGGCATAGAAAAATATTTACAGTATGCAATGCAACAAGAGTAATAAAAAAGAAGGCATCAATGGTAAGTGCTTCAAAAGATGGAGAAATATTATCTGAGCTTTTGAGACGGGAAGGAAATGCACTCATAAGAGGGTCATCAAATAGGGATAATATAAAAAGCCTGAAGGAGTCCCTGAGATATGCAAAAGATGGATATACTTTGGGAATTGCAATAGATGGGCCTAAAGGGCCAATATTTGAGCCAAAGGCAGGAGCGATTTATATAGCACAGAAGACAGGACTACCTATTGTGCCTGTAAGTTCCTACTGCAACAAAAAATGGATATTCAGAAATATATGGGACAGGCTTGAAATACCAAAACCTTTTTCAAAAAATATTCATTTTGTAGGAAAGCCTTTTTACATAGATAAGAAAATGTCTCTGGAAGAAGCAACAGAAATGGTTAAAAAGAATATACATGATGCAGGAATGAAGGCATATGAAATATATATAAAAGAATATCTTGAAAAATAA